The Streptomyces sp. A2-16 sequence CGGCCGAGGAGGCCTTCCCGGAGGCGCAGGAGGACGAGGGGCCGCTGTGGGACGCCTTCGAGGACAGCGACTGGTCCGGGGGCCCGCACCTGGTCACCTCCCCCTCCACCGGCCACACCCTTGTCGCCGCCACCTCCGGCTGGGGCGACGGCTTCTACCCCACCTGGATCGGACGGTCCGCGTCCGGCGAGGTCACCTGCTTCCTCACGGACTTCTTCGTCGCACCCGACCCCTCCTGAGGCCCCCGACCTCCGAACGCGCCCCGACGACACCCTCTTCGACGCCGCGCTCATCGGGGGGCGACCCCCGAGCCCTCGGCCGGTTCGGCGTACTGTCGGGGGATGAGCATTCGGGCGGTGGTCTGGGACGTCGACGACACTCTCTTCGACTACACGGGGGCGGACCGGATCGGAATGCGGCTGCATCTGGCGGCCGAGGGGCTGTTGGAGGCGTACGAGAGCGTCGACCAGGCCATCGGGCGGTGGCGGGCGGTCACCGACGCCCAGTGGGCGCGGTTCTCCGCGGGCGAGGTCGACTTCCAGGGGCAGCGGCGGGACCGGGTGCGGGTGTTCCTCGGTGAGGAACTGACCGACGCGCAGGCCGACGCCTGGTTCCAGCGGTACATCGCGCACTACGAGACCGCCTGGGCCCTCTTCCCTGACGTCCTGCCCGCACTGGACGCCCTCGCCACCAGTCACCGGCACGCGGTGCTGTCCAACTCCAGCATCCACGTCCAGGACCACAAGCTGCGCGTCCTCGGTGTGCACGACCGCTTCGAGGTCATCCTGTGCGCCGCCGAACTGGGCGTCTCCAAGCCCGAGGCCGGCGCCTTCCTCGCGGCCTGCGACGCCCTGGAGCTCGCTCCGCACCAGGTGGCGTACGTCGGCGACCACCCCGAGATCGACGGCCGGGGCGCCGCCGAGGCCGGAC is a genomic window containing:
- a CDS encoding HAD family hydrolase, whose protein sequence is MSIRAVVWDVDDTLFDYTGADRIGMRLHLAAEGLLEAYESVDQAIGRWRAVTDAQWARFSAGEVDFQGQRRDRVRVFLGEELTDAQADAWFQRYIAHYETAWALFPDVLPALDALATSHRHAVLSNSSIHVQDHKLRVLGVHDRFEVILCAAELGVSKPEAGAFLAACDALELAPHQVAYVGDHPEIDGRGAAEAGLLSVWIHRDGSVHADVPTPTGPRRIASLAELPAILGADTRFGAPSTFG